The Algoriphagus sp. TR-M9 genome has a window encoding:
- a CDS encoding BF3164 family lipoprotein has translation MKKLFFIYFLIFNLTSCSQKADRSFENFTQFTWEDLPDAKEINGEKLRLDGFLDPRGLLYKEGMLVVSETSNEFQIHIYKEDENFRLVNSKGYNGFGPGELTNVRKMEDRGEPGKFWAYDLQQKSYYRFDLHDSSFLADKEYSRLEPFYYVADMTWASDSTVWANMVDHEDQYFELSIKGDTIATWGKWQDYADRPGVPSSVFSSLHQGKKHVNLSKRIGVVAGSQRDYIEIVDLETHEMIQISGPENSYPEYTVDYSLGYPMPNVNRNNKAFYLDSYPGDNYIYLLYFGEPGRKLGELGYNSKLFIMSYQGIIEKVYQFKQPIISMAIDEENDRMFGLSYEADPDVYLFNFK, from the coding sequence ATGAAAAAATTATTTTTTATATACTTTCTTATATTTAATCTCACTAGCTGTAGTCAGAAAGCAGACCGCAGTTTTGAAAATTTTACACAATTTACATGGGAAGATCTTCCCGACGCGAAGGAAATCAATGGAGAAAAGTTGAGGCTTGACGGTTTTTTAGACCCTAGAGGCCTTTTGTACAAAGAAGGGATGCTTGTAGTATCTGAGACAAGTAATGAGTTTCAAATACACATCTATAAGGAGGATGAAAATTTTAGGTTAGTTAATTCTAAGGGTTACAATGGATTTGGTCCTGGTGAATTGACAAATGTCAGGAAGATGGAAGATCGTGGAGAGCCAGGCAAGTTTTGGGCATATGATCTTCAGCAGAAATCTTATTATAGATTTGATCTTCATGATTCCAGTTTTTTAGCTGATAAAGAATACAGTCGTTTAGAGCCCTTCTACTATGTGGCAGATATGACCTGGGCGTCTGATAGTACTGTATGGGCAAATATGGTCGACCATGAGGATCAGTATTTTGAGCTTTCAATAAAAGGAGACACTATCGCAACGTGGGGAAAGTGGCAAGATTATGCGGATCGACCAGGGGTGCCGTCTAGTGTTTTCTCTAGTTTACATCAAGGTAAAAAACACGTAAACTTGTCTAAACGAATAGGAGTAGTTGCAGGTTCCCAGAGAGATTATATAGAAATCGTTGATTTGGAAACTCATGAAATGATCCAAATAAGTGGACCTGAAAACTCTTACCCAGAATATACTGTAGATTATTCACTTGGATACCCAATGCCTAATGTCAACCGTAATAACAAAGCCTTTTATTTGGATAGCTATCCAGGCGATAATTATATATACTTGCTTTATTTTGGAGAACCGGGGAGGAAGCTTGGGGAGCTAGGATACAATTCTAAACTATTCATTATGAGTTATCAAGGAATAATAGAAAAAGTTTATCAGTTTAAACAGCCTATCATTTCTATGGCTATAGATGAAGAAAACGATAGAATGTTTGGTCTTTCATATGAGGCAGACCCCGACGTTTATTTGTTCAATTTTAAATGA
- a CDS encoding nucleoside-diphosphate kinase, with protein sequence MATNRTFTMIKPDAFAAGNSGAILKMIEEAGFKIVAMKATQLTPALAGKFYEVHAERPFYADLCAYMSSGPIIAAILEKENAVEDFRKLIGATNPADAAEGTIRKIFAKSIEANAVHGSDSDENAAIEGAFYFSQTERIG encoded by the coding sequence ATGGCAACTAACAGAACATTCACCATGATCAAGCCTGACGCATTTGCGGCAGGAAATTCTGGAGCTATCCTTAAAATGATCGAAGAAGCAGGCTTCAAAATCGTAGCCATGAAAGCTACCCAATTGACTCCGGCTCTAGCTGGTAAATTCTACGAAGTTCACGCAGAAAGACCTTTCTACGCTGATCTTTGCGCTTATATGTCTTCTGGACCTATCATCGCGGCGATACTGGAAAAAGAAAATGCAGTAGAAGATTTCAGAAAACTCATCGGCGCTACCAACCCTGCCGATGCAGCAGAAGGAACTATCCGTAAGATCTTCGCTAAGTCTATCGAAGCCAATGCAGTACACGGTTCTGACTCAGACGAAAACGCAGCTATCGAAGGGGCATTCTACTTCTCTCAAACAGAAAGAATAGGTTAA